A genomic stretch from Gallus gallus isolate bGalGal1 chromosome 13, bGalGal1.mat.broiler.GRCg7b, whole genome shotgun sequence includes:
- the MRPL22 gene encoding 39S ribosomal protein L22, mitochondrial has protein sequence MAVRCAGSAWVRGLLGWAWPERWFAAGSAFPLSCIHTSTSLQKLGKWEKKNRIVYPPQLPGEPRRPAEIYHCRREIKYSKDKMWYLAKLIKGMSIDQALAQLEFNDKKGAKIIKEVLLEAQEMAVRNHNVEFKSNLHIAESLAGKGHYTKRIRLHGKGMFGIMKIVKCHYFVKLVEGPPPLPEPRKTGFDQAKEYVQQLRSRTLVHTL, from the exons ATGGCGGTGCGGTGTGCGG GTAGCGCCTGGGTGCGGGGGCTCCTCGGCTGGGCGTGGCCGGAGAG GTGGTTTGCAGCTGGTAGTGCTTTCCCGCTGTCATGCATCCACACAAGTACGTCCCTGCAGAAACTTGGgaagtgggagaaaaagaacaggATTGTTTACCCTCCTCAGCTGCCCGGGGAACCTCGCAGACCAGCT GAAATATATCATTGTCGGAGGGAAATAAAGTACAGCAAAGATAAGATGTGGTATCTGGCAAAACTG ATTAAAGGAATGTCCATTGATCAAGCTCTTGCTCAGTTGGAATTTAATGATAAAAAGGGAGCAAAGATCATCAAAGAG GTTCTCTTAGAGGCTCAGGAAATGGCAGTAAGAAATCACAACGTGGAATTCAAATCAAATTTACATATAG CTGAGTCACTGGCAGGCAAAGGCCACTATACAAAACGGATCCGTCTCCACGGGAAAGGCATGTTTGGCATCATGAAAATCGTCAAGTGCCACTACTTTGTGAAGTTGGTGGAAggtcctcctcctcttccagaGCCACGAAAGACTGGTTTTGACCAAGCAAAAGAATACGTGCAACAGCTGCGCAGTAGAACCCTTGTTCATACACTGTGA